In the Coraliomargarita sinensis genome, GCAAGCAGGAGTTATTCATTTGAGCTATAGGCGGTGTGAGGTCCTGACGGGAACACGGTTCAGTTTAGTGGGAAAGTCAAAGTAGCCGCCGTAAGTCACATCAAGCCTGACACGCGGACAGGAAATGTCCGCACTCCCGATTGCGATGAAATTGGAGAGGGCACAACGGCATCGGCACATGGAAACTTTATAATCTGGCCAGTTAAAGTATTTTTGAACAAATTTCGTCCAGATGTTGCGCCTTCTGAACAAATTTAGTGGCAGTCTTTATCGCGGCCTGACACTGCCCTTTTCGTTATTTGTGCTGCTGGCATCCTTGGCTCTGGCGGGGTATATCTCGTATTGGAGTCAGCGCGACGCCTTGCGTCAACTTGAGCAGATGGCCAAAACCAACGCGAAATTTGTCGAGGAATTGCAGCTGCCGAAGTCTTCCGCTCTAGCGGAGAAGCTCTCGACCGTGTTGGGGGTTTGGGTCGGTTTTTATGACACGGAGAGTGCGAATCCAAAGTTTGCCAATGCCGCCTGGTCTGCAGGTTTCAGGGATGCCTTGAATGAAGCGTTGGCAGAAAACAAGGCGACCTTTCAATTCGCGGAAAAGGAGATCGCGATCGCCCCCTTTGAGCGCGAGCCTATGCAAATCGTGCTGATCCGCGAGACCCGCTCGATCCTGGCAACCGGTCTGGGCAATACGGTGCTCATCCCCACCCTGATCCTCACCCTGGCTTGTGGCGGCTTGGCCTACTACCTCGCACACCGGATTGTTAAACCGCTTTCGAGCTTAACCAACTGGCTGCCGCATTTGAAACAAGACGAGGGGCCAGCACCCGGACTCCCCGAATCCGTTTCCGGACGCAGCGATGAAATTGGCGAACTTGCGCGGTCACTGGAGGCAACGCATCAACGCCTGCGTGAAGAACAAAGCCGACGACGACAGTCAGAGCGCATGGCTGCCCTTGGACGCATTGCCACCAGCCTGGCTCACGAGATTCGCAATCCGGCATCGTCCATTGGGCTGCATGCCGACTTACTGGCGCGTCAACCCAGCCTTTCAGACTCGGAATCGGTCGAGCTGATCCGCACGGAAGTCGACCGCATTACTGATCTGGTAAACCAATGGCTCTTCGTGGTCCGTCCGGCCCCGCCACAATCCAGCCGGCACAATTTCGTTACCCTGGTCGCCCGCACCAGTAAAAGCCTCCGGGCCACCATGGACCACGCCAATGCAACCCTGCGCATAGCCGAACCCACTGATCCTTTACCCGTTAACTGCGACCACGCTCGAATCGAACAGGTCGTGCGCAATCTATTGGTTAATGCCGTACAAGCGATGCCGGAGGGCGGTGACATCAGAGTCGATTTCGAAAGGACCGATAAGCACGCCGTGCTCGTGATCCACGATTCAGG is a window encoding:
- a CDS encoding sensor histidine kinase, yielding MLRLLNKFSGSLYRGLTLPFSLFVLLASLALAGYISYWSQRDALRQLEQMAKTNAKFVEELQLPKSSALAEKLSTVLGVWVGFYDTESANPKFANAAWSAGFRDALNEALAENKATFQFAEKEIAIAPFEREPMQIVLIRETRSILATGLGNTVLIPTLILTLACGGLAYYLAHRIVKPLSSLTNWLPHLKQDEGPAPGLPESVSGRSDEIGELARSLEATHQRLREEQSRRRQSERMAALGRIATSLAHEIRNPASSIGLHADLLARQPSLSDSESVELIRTEVDRITDLVNQWLFVVRPAPPQSSRHNFVTLVARTSKSLRATMDHANATLRIAEPTDPLPVNCDHARIEQVVRNLLVNAVQAMPEGGDIRVDFERTDKHAVLVIHDSGPGFSKDALEHFGEPFFSEREGGMGIGLTLAREVVEAHDGKIDASNDPDGGACVHVQLPLAKPTKEDPA